The Triticum aestivum cultivar Chinese Spring unplaced genomic scaffold, IWGSC CS RefSeq v2.1 scaffold65268, whole genome shotgun sequence genome window below encodes:
- the LOC123172276 gene encoding protein trichome birefringence-like 28, producing the protein MDSLATSTARRWALCSLLCLCLFSAGLLLGSRPFFFPALPPPPWEHFSRLQQPAPRPPPLLFHHHHHHHAAAYHYHDDSMAPAPDAGPGDLGREEEKQDEEPAASAPSPPRAAAAYHDHDDSTAPAPVAGSGDLRSEEEGQEEELAASAPAPAPASDGDGQGRECDLFDGSWVRDPARYPLYEAAECPFLSDQVTCRRNGRPDAGYEQWRWQPRGCGGAVGRIDGSGALEQCRNRRLVFVGDSLNRNMWESLACILYTALPDRSRARVHHASSEHKIFRAMDYNCSVEFFWSPFLVQLETKPDRTKVLKLDQLPAMLQQVIGADVLVFNTGHWWTHTGKLRAWDHLERNGMLVKMEGEEAFSRALRTWARWVDHNVDQTRTRVFFRSVSPEHKGANWCYNQTAPIAADEAVVPWFPKSMVSIVKGSIRSMRTPAAYLNITRLSELRIDAHPSVYSINRDGKPLTLEQRRQPVVYADCSHWCLPGLPDTWNVLLLASLTRHPSSNVQL; encoded by the exons ATGGATTCCCTGGCGACGTCCACGGCCCGGAGATGGGCGCTCTGCTCCCTCCTCTGCCTCTGCCTCTTCTCCGCGGGCCTCCTCCTCGGCTCCCGCCCCTTCTTCTtccccgcgctgccgccgccgccgtgggaGCACTTCTCCAGGCTGCAGCAGCCcgctccccgtcctcctcctcttctttttcatcatcatcaccatcatcatgctgcTGCCTACCATTACCACGACGACTCCATGGCGCCAGCGCCGGACGCCGGCCCCGGAGATCTTGGCAGGGAGGAGGAGAAGCAAGACGAGGAGCCGGCAGCGTCAGCGCCCTCTCCccctcgtgctgctgctgcttacCATGACCACGACGACTCCACGGCGCCCGCGCCGGTCGCCGGCTCCGGAGATCTCCGCAGCGAGGAGGAGGGGCAAGAAGAGGAGCTGGCAGCATCAGCGCCGGCGCCCGCGCCGGCATCGGACGGCGACGGACAGGGGAGGGAGTGTGACCTGTTCGACGGGAGCTGGGTGCGCGACCCGGCGAGGTACCCGCTGTACGAGGCGGCGGAGTGCCCGTTCCTCAGCGACCAGGTGACCTGCCGGAGGAACGGCCGCCCGGACGCCGGCTACGAGCAGTGGCGGTGGCAGCCGAGGGGGTGCGGCGGCGCCGTCGGGAGGATCGACGGCTCCGGGGCGCTGGAGCAGTGCCGGAACAGGCGGCTCGTGTTCGTGGGCGACTCGCTCAACAGGAACATGTGGGAGTCGCTGGCCTGCATCCTCTACACGGCGCTGCCCGACCGCTCGCGGGCGCGCGTCCACCACGCCAGCTCCGAGCACAAGATCTTCCGCGCCATG GATTACAATTGCTCGGTGGAGTTCTTCTGGAGCCCGTTCCTGGTGCAGCTTGAGACCAAGCCGGACCGGACCAAGGTGCTCAAGCTGGACCAGCTCCCAGCCATGCTTCAGCAGGTGATCGGGGCAGACGTCCTCGTCTTCAACACCGGCCACTGGTGGACGCACACCGGCAAGCTCAGGGC CTGGGACCACCTGGAGAGAAACGGGATGCTGGTCAAGATGGAAGGAGAGGAGGCATTCAGCAGAGCACTGAGGACATGGGCGAGATGGGTGGATCACAACGTGGACCAGACCAGAACCAGGGTCTTCTTCCGAAGCGTCTCGCCTGAACACAAAGG TGCAAACTGGTGCTACAATCAGACGGCCCCCATCGCCGCGGACGAAGCAGTCGTTCCATGGTTCCCGAAGAGCATGGTGTCCATCGTCAAGGGGAGCATACGGAGCATGAGGACGCCCGCCGCATATCTCAACATCACGCGTCTATCCGAGCTGAGGATCGACGCGCATCCTTCGGTGTACTCCATCAACAGGGATGGGAAGCCTCTGACGCTGGAGCAACGGCGGCAGCCGGTCGTGTATGCTGACTGCAGCCACTGGTGCCTGCCGGGGTTGCCTGATACTTGGAATGTgcttttgcttgcttccttgacgagACATCCTTCATCTAATGTACAGTTGTAG
- the LOC123172281 gene encoding uncharacterized protein: MDEVSGPFSADDQRQLLQQHPLPLAQEDNDAMEWWTREPVWSSGVPEELWGLRFLAPLDDDQLMTQEGGDGKPSSEVPEEFRWLFLVPPNDGAAVAPPPPSPSADAQLLLEEGDYDALELDQWMHESSEPEPLSPEEEDYDALDDD; encoded by the coding sequence ATGGACGAGGTGTCAGGGCCGTTTTCGGCGGACGACCAGCGCCAGCTGCTGCAGCAGCATCCGTTGCCGCTGGCGCAGGAGGACAACGACGCCATGGAGTGGTGGACGCGGGAGCCGGTGTGGTCGTCGGGCGTCCCCGAGGAACTCTGGGGACTGCGCTTCTTGGCCCCGCTCGACGACGATCAGCTGATGACGCAGGAGGGCGGCGACGGCAAGCCGTCGTCGGAGGTCCCCGAGGAGTTCCGGTGGCTGTTCTTGGTCCCGCCCAACGACGGCGCCGCtgtcgctcctccgccgccgtcgccctcggcgGATGCCCAACTCCTGCTGGAGGAGGGAGATTATGATGCCTTGGAGTTGGACCAGTGGATGCACGAGAGCAGCGAGCCTGAGCCgctgtcgccggaggaggaggattaCGATGCGTTGGACGACGACTAG